One segment of Triticum aestivum cultivar Chinese Spring chromosome 2A, IWGSC CS RefSeq v2.1, whole genome shotgun sequence DNA contains the following:
- the LOC123188068 gene encoding protein IMPAIRED IN BABA-INDUCED STERILITY 1: protein MGCVASKKAVVSVTPAVDSSGVFRDRAPEPAAVSASSLRSSAAAAAAARSVEKKDDEEEPGKAVVAVAAASRSFRLRNLRRSLEGEQVAAGWPSWLSAVAGEAIQGWIPLKADSFEKLEKVGQGTYSSVFRARDLDTGKIVALKKVRFDNFEPESVRFMAREIQILRRLDHPNVMKLEGLITSRLSCSLYLVFEYMEHDLAGLCSSPDIKFTEAQVKCYMNQLLSALEHCHSRRIVHRDIKGANLLVNNKGVLKIADFGLANYFDPSKNHPLTSRVVTLWYRPPELLLGSTHYDSAVDLWSVGCVFAEFFRGRPILQGRTEVEQLHKIFKLCGSPADDYWKKSRLPHATIFKPHCPYLSTLRDVFKEVPEHAFSLLETLLSVEPYKRGTASCALTSEFFKTKPYACEPISLPQYAPNKEMDAKLREELHRRKASSRGHGPEASKKSSRLNRAAREQSAVNRQTENKEESKTKPKVTKDGAMQVHTKVNGDARLFTDTQLVPGAQVKERARHAKNDSREEIPFSGPLIVSSSSGFAWAKKPEGRSFTRSRNRSSSRGEFTDVDWDNKPQAKENIGLEEQHNRDVHVARVNSKVQEPQEVAKRAVLKKWSQLERPDSFDSRDTYHSQNFSNAIYLGDALSSKNSMKDDHYQGGERVEYSGPLLSQSHKVDELLEKHERHIRQVVRKSWFRRGIK, encoded by the exons ATGGGCTGCGTCGCGTCCAAGAAGGCCGTCGTCTCTGTCACTCCGGCGGTCGACTCGTCCGGCGTGTTCCGTGACCGCGCGCCGGAGCCCGCTGCCGTCTCCGCCTCTTCCCTGCGCAGCTCGGCtgctgcagcagcggcggcgagGTCGGTGGAAAagaaggacgacgaggaggagccgggGAAGGCTGTGGTCGCCGTGGCGGCCGCGTCCCGGAGCTTCCGGCTGCGGAACCTCCGAAGGAGCCTTGAGGGGGAGCAGGTGGCCGCCGGGTGGCCGTCCTGGcttagcgccgttgccggggaggccatCCAAGGCTGGATCCCTCTCAAAGCCGACTCCTTTGAGAAGCTTGAGAAG GTTGGGCAAGGCACATACAGCAGTGTATTTAGGGCGCGGGATCTTGATACTGGAAAGATTGTCGCACTGAAGAAGGTGCGATTCGACAATTTCGAGCCAGAGAGTGTCAGATTCATGGCAAGGGAGATACAAATACTGAGAAGGCTCGATCATCCAAATGTCATGAAACTGGAAGGCTTGATTACTTCTCGGTTATCATGCAGCCTTTATCTAGTGTTTGAATACATGGAGCACGATCTTGCTGGACTTTGTTCCTCCCCTGACATCAAGTTCACTGAAGCACAG GTTAAGTGCTACATGAACCAGTTACTGTCAGCACTTGAGCATTGTCATTCACGCCGCATTGTTCACCGTGACATCAAGGGTGCTAATCTCCTCGTGAATAACAAAGGAGTTCTAAAAATTGCTGATTTTGGGCTTGCTAATTACTTTGACCCAAGTAAAAACCATCCTCTGACCAGCCGGGTTGTTACACTGTGGTACCGACCACCTGAACTATTGCTAGGGTCAACTCACTATGATTCAGCTGTTGATTTGTGGAGTGTTGGGTGCGTATTTGCCGAGTTCTTTCGTGGAAGACCTATCTTACAGGGAAGAACTGAG GTAGAACAATTGCATAAGATCTTTAAGTTATGTGGCTCCCCCGCTGATGACTATTGGAAGAAGTCAAGGTTGCCTCATGCAACAATATTTAAACCTCACTGTCCTTATCTAAGTACCCTTCGAGATGTTTTTAAAGAGGTGCCGGAACATGCATTCAGTTTACTAGAAACTCTTCTGTCGGTGGAGCCATACAAGCGTGGTACTGCATCATGTGCCCTTACATCCGAG TTTTTCAAGACAAAACCTTATGCATGCGAACCTATAAGCTTGCCTCAGTATGCACCCAACAAGGAGATGGATGCGAAGTTACGAGAAGAGTTACACAG AAGAAAGGCCAGTAGCAGAGGGCATGGGCCAGAAGCATCAAAGAAGTCATCAAGGCTAAACAGAGCAGCAAGAGAACAAAGTGCAGTCAACAGGCAAACCGAAAACAAAGAG GAGTCCAAAACCAAACCAAAGGTAACCAAGGATGGTGCAATGCAGGTTCATACAAAGGTTAATGGTGATGCTAGGCTATTCACAGACACACAACTGGTTCCCGGGGCCCAAGTTAAAGAAAGGGCTCGTCATGCTAAGAATGATTCACGGGAGGAAATCCCTTTCTCCGGGCCCTTGATTGTTTCGTCATCCAGTGGCTTTGCATGGGCCAAAAAACCGGAGGGTCGTTCTTTTACCAGATCACGGAACAGATCTAGTTCAAGAGGCGAATTCACTGACGTAGATTGGGACAACAAGCCACAAGCTAAAGAGAACATTGGATTGGAGGAACAACATAACAGAGACGTGCATGTAGCACGTGTCAACTCCAAGGTCCAAGAGCCTCAGGAGGTCGCAAAGCGTGCAGTTCTGAAGAAGTGGTCACAGTTAGAGCGTCCAGATTCATTTGATTCTCGCGACACTTACCACTCTCAGAATTTTTCGAATGCAATATATCTTGGGGATGCTCTCTCATCGAAAAATAGCATGAAG GATGACCACTATCAAGGAGGAGAAAGGGTTGAATATTCAGGCCCTTTATTGTCCCAGTCCCACAAGGTTGATGAACTGTTAGAGAAACATGAGCGTCACATTCGGCAAGTGGTCCGAAAATCGTGGTTCAGGAGAG GAATAAAGTGA